The nucleotide window TCTGTCACCGGAATCCGTCGCGAAGGCGAACCACATATCGGTGCGCTACCTGCACCGGCTCTTCGAGGGCGAAGGCGTCACCGTCAGCAGGCTCATCCAGCGGCGCAGACTGGAGGAGTGCGCACGTGAACTGACCCGCGGCGGACGGACCGTACCCACCGTCTCGTCCATCGCCCAGCGCTGGGGATTCGTCAACCCCACCCACTTCAGCCGCGTCTTCCGGGGGGTCTACGGCCTCCCGCCCCGCGAATGGCGCACCATGCGGCTGGCGACCGGGGAGACCGACACCCGGCCTGCGCCTACCGTCCTCGTACGCCCTCCCCGGCTTCCTGAGACCCCCGCACAGCCGACCCCCGCGGGCCGCCTGCCGCGCCTGTCCCATGAGTACGGCAACCGCTTCGGACCGCTCGCGGCACTCGACTGCGCCGGTACGGACGTGACACCGCTCAGCATCTGAGCGGTGTCACGCCGTGGCGTCACGTACGTACGTGAACACGTACGTACGTGCTGAACGGGCCCCGGCCGGCAGCCGTGCTCCCGGGGCATGCGAGCGCCGTGAGGGCCGGTTGGGGAACTACTTGACGACGGCCTTGACGGCTTCTTCGATGAAGGCGACGACCTCTTCGGGGTGGGCCAGCATGACCAGGTGCGAGGAGTCGACCTCGATGGTGGTCATGCCGGCGCGCTTGTAGCCGAAGCGCTCGACGTCGGGGTTGATGGTGCGGTCGGACGAGGAGACCAGGCCGAAGGACGGCTTGGTCTTCCAGGCGGCGGCCGGGGCGGCGTCGGCGAAGGCCTGAGCCGCGAGGGGGCGCTGGGAGACGGCGAGGACGGCCGCGACCCCGGGGTCGACGTCGGCGGCGAAGATGGCGGGGAACTTCTCGACGTCCACCGACACATCGGTGCCGGGGGTCTGCGCCCCCTCGATGGGGAACGGGGTGTACACGAGGGCCGCGGCGAGGTCGGAGTCGGGGAATCGGCCCTGGAGTTCGCCGAGGCTCTCGCCTTCCTCGAGGGCGTAACCGGACAGGTAGACCAGCGCCTTCACGTTCTCCTCCGCACCCGCGACCGTGATCACGGCGCCGCCGTAGGAGTGGCCGACGAGAACGACCGGGCCGTCGATCTGGCGGATGACCGAGGCGATGTAGGCGGAGTCGCCGATCAGGCTGCGGTTGGGCACCGCCGGAGCGACGACCTTCAGGCCGCGCTCGAGCAGGGCGGGGATGACGCTGCTGAAGCTGGAGGCGTCGGCGAACGCACCGTGCACCAGTACGACGGTCGGGGTCTCGGAGGGGGACATGACGGGGCTCATTTCTGTGGCGTGGTGAAAAGTGCGGCTTTGCACCGGAGGTACGTGGGCAAACCTAGGGTGCGTGCGCCCCCACCGCTTTGCTCTCTGCGCCCGACCGTGGTCCGCGAGCGCACTGGTCCACGAGCGCACCGGTCCGGACGGTGCCGGGTCGCGTGGCCGCGACCCGGCAGTCTTCCGTCGGGATCAGGTCGTGGTCGACGGTTCCTCGCGGAGGGCGTCGACCACCGCGCGCTCCAGGACCGCCGACGCGTGAGTCAAGGTGCCCTTCTTGCCCCGTGTGGTGTTCCTGACGAGATAACTCCGTTCACCCAGGTACTCCAGAGTGGTCGAGTCGAAGATCCAGGCGGTGCGTTCACCGGTCCGGGTGTTGTCGCGGGCGACGCCGACGCCGTGCCGCCCGGCCGCGTCCACCGCGTCGGAGTCCTCGGTCACGCCGGGGATCTTCGCCGCGGCCTTGTAGAGGGCGGCCGCGGTCCTCGGTGGCATCACCGTCTCCCGCAGCAGTTCGCCGATGGCGTCGAAGGCGTCCTGGTCCTGGTCCCGGTCCTCGGCCGGGGTGTCGCGCGAGTCCTGGTCCCGGACGATCTCGCTGCCGAGCCGCCGGAGCAGGGCGTCGGGGTCGGTGGGCAGCGAGGCCAGCCACGTGTATGTCGGCCGGCTGAGGCCCGCCGGAACGCCGACGGCGGTCTCGCCGTCCGGTACCCCGACCGTGATCGGGAAGTACGAGCCGTCCTCGTGGATCAGTCCGACATCGATCACCGGCTTCGCCTTCTGCGCCATCCAGACCTCACGCTCGCGGGGCCCGGTCAATTTCACGGGACCACCGAAATCACCGTCGTTCTGGGTCTGCAGCGTCTTGACGTACACGAACTGGTCCTCGTCGACCGCCTGTTCGCCGCTCTTCCCGGCGACCGAGGCGATCCGGTCGAGCAGCACGGCCGCGCCACGCGCTGCCGTGGTCCGGGAACCCGTGCCCGAGGTCGACGGCGCCGGAGCACCGTCCTGGCCGGTAACGGCGAGCGTGGTCAGCAGCACCCCGCCCAGGGCCAGACCGGCGGCGGGCAGCAGGACGGCGGGGCGCAGGAGGCGAGGACGGGGCCGAGGGCGGGGGCCGGGGCTGGGGTGTGCGGCGGAGCGGTCGCCGTCCTGGTCGATCAGACGCATCAAGGTGTCCTTGTGGTGGAGATGACGCCCCAGGGGCAGGTCCCGTTCGGCCGGGGCCGGCAACAGCCGGGCCAGTTCCTCGCGTTCGGCCCGCTCGGAGCCGGAGGTACGGTCGTTCATCGGGCTTCCTCCTGGATGGGCAGGGCCACGAACGCGGCCCTGCTCTCTACCTCTCCGCGGCCGGGGCGGGGTTCCCGGCCGGACCGGACCGTTTCTCCGGGACGTGTTTCCCGCGCGGAGCCGTCCGGCGGCCGGCCGAGTTCCCCGTCGGTGAGCCGGTGCAGCCGAGTGCGGGCACGGGACAGCCGCGACCGCACGGTGCCCACCGGGATGCCCAGAGCCTCGGCGGCCTCGGCGTAGTCCAGCCCGGACCAGACGCACAGGACCAGCACTTCGCGTTCCTGGCGGCGGAGTCCGCCCAGTGCCTGCCGGACCGCGGCGAGCCGCCGTGCGTCGTCGACGCGCCCGGCCGTGGCGTCCGCGATGTCCGCCACCGGTTCAGGGGCCGGGCGGCGGGCCAGGAAGGCCAGCCGCCGCCCGATACCGCGGTTGGCGTTGCGTACCTTGTTGGTGGCGATCCCGAGCAGCCACGGCCGCAGCGAGTCGCCCTCCGGCTCGACGGTGTGACGGGTGCGCCAGGCCGTCAGGAAGGTGTCGGACAACACCTCCTCGGCCGTCGACCAGTCGCCCGACAGCCGGTAGGCGTGGTTGTAGACCGCCCGCGCGTACTCCTCGTAGAGCGCGGCGAACGCCTCGTGGTCGCCCGCCCTGATCCGTGCGCGCATGCGCTTCCGATCTTCCTGTTCATCACATCTCACACCACGTACCTCTCCGGCAGCGCCGAGGGGTTCCGGTGACCCGCGCCACATCGCGCGGTCACTGGTACCGGGCGGTCCGACCGTCGACGGCCGGCGCCCCGGCACCCCGGAGACCTGTCGGCCCGCGGTCGACCGGTCGGACTCCGTCAACTCGCATTTCGGGTAGGACCCCTCCGGCATCGTGCCGTGCAGCCGGTCGGTGAGCCACTCGGCCGGCGACTGACCGAGCGAGGCCAGGGCATGCTCCGCGCAGCAGACAGTGGGGTCCCGGTCCCACATCTGCCCGTCGGCCGTCCTGAAGCCGATCAGCGCCCACATCGCACAGCCCCGGTCCATGAGCGGAACAATCCCCGGCGGAAGCGGGCTCTCGGGATCGGCGAAGTCGCCGTACGCCTCAGTGATGTCGGC belongs to Streptomyces sp. V3I8 and includes:
- a CDS encoding alpha/beta fold hydrolase; the protein is MSPSETPTVVLVHGAFADASSFSSVIPALLERGLKVVAPAVPNRSLIGDSAYIASVIRQIDGPVVLVGHSYGGAVITVAGAEENVKALVYLSGYALEEGESLGELQGRFPDSDLAAALVYTPFPIEGAQTPGTDVSVDVEKFPAIFAADVDPGVAAVLAVSQRPLAAQAFADAAPAAAWKTKPSFGLVSSSDRTINPDVERFGYKRAGMTTIEVDSSHLVMLAHPEEVVAFIEEAVKAVVK
- a CDS encoding CU044_5270 family protein, which encodes MNDRTSGSERAEREELARLLPAPAERDLPLGRHLHHKDTLMRLIDQDGDRSAAHPSPGPRPRPRPRLLRPAVLLPAAGLALGGVLLTTLAVTGQDGAPAPSTSGTGSRTTAARGAAVLLDRIASVAGKSGEQAVDEDQFVYVKTLQTQNDGDFGGPVKLTGPREREVWMAQKAKPVIDVGLIHEDGSYFPITVGVPDGETAVGVPAGLSRPTYTWLASLPTDPDALLRRLGSEIVRDQDSRDTPAEDRDQDQDAFDAIGELLRETVMPPRTAAALYKAAAKIPGVTEDSDAVDAAGRHGVGVARDNTRTGERTAWIFDSTTLEYLGERSYLVRNTTRGKKGTLTHASAVLERAVVDALREEPSTTT
- a CDS encoding RNA polymerase sigma factor, with protein sequence MRARIRAGDHEAFAALYEEYARAVYNHAYRLSGDWSTAEEVLSDTFLTAWRTRHTVEPEGDSLRPWLLGIATNKVRNANRGIGRRLAFLARRPAPEPVADIADATAGRVDDARRLAAVRQALGGLRRQEREVLVLCVWSGLDYAEAAEALGIPVGTVRSRLSRARTRLHRLTDGELGRPPDGSARETRPGETVRSGREPRPGRGEVESRAAFVALPIQEEAR